A region of the Parambassis ranga chromosome 24, fParRan2.1, whole genome shotgun sequence genome:
taaaaaaacaaaatctcatATTTTATGCAGCATACAGCTAGTTATCAGTATTGTTTGGGAAGTGTAGCTCCAGGACGTAAAAGCAGATTCACTAGAAGCATTTAAAAGGAAATTAAAGCCTTCAGTAAGAACAAGATTAGAAATGCACACAAAGCAGTGGACAAAAGATAAAAGCACTGCACTGCAGAGCTTTCTTACGATTTCCATCAAAATGTGGCAAGTTTTAATTGTCAGTAATGCATTTTCTACTCTTGTCTGTACTTCATGGAAAATTACTGGGGCAGTCACTTTGGCAGTGTTTCTCTACGGGAGATATAACTACAGAGCTTCTACAAAACCAGGCTTTGCTTTGATTCAAAGGAACACACGTGGAGAGGGAAGGCCTGCCTTGACTAATGTTAGGGGAGAATCTAGAATAGACCGGTTCAATAAAACAGAGCCACAGTGCATAGCATAGCACAGAATAATACAGCATGGTATAGTATATCAAAGTATAGtatagtacagtacagtactgtCTGGTATACTATAGCATagctagggctgcaacgattactcaaGTAATATTCGAgagcaaaatgcatcgacaactaatttagtactcgatgactcgttagtgacgtcattggGGATGACTCTCTCGTGGCGTAGcaggatgatcagtgttttgggcgCAAGAGGCCCCGGGTTCGGAACGCGGGTGAGCCATTTACACACACGGTTTTGGAGCTgggcatggaggcggtcacaggctgaagcaatgacactgcagcggtccaaagcaggtatccacctgCAGCTAGATGCAGCCGTATCAATGGAAAAACTATGTATGGAAGCTCGGATGGAAActaagtactcgagtaatcgcaaaaataatcggcgagtatccgagtatcaaaatacttgtttgttgcagccctaagcATAGCATTACAATGCATAGCACAGTATAGTACTGCATAGCATAGCACGATATAGTATAATTCAATGTCAAACCAAACCAGTTCAATAAAACAGAGCCACAgtgcatagcatagcatagcatagcatagtaTAATAcagcatgtacagtacagtactgtTCTGTCTGGTATAGTAGAGCACAGGGCAGCATTACACAAATGGTATATAGtttagtatagtatagtacTGCAAGGTATAGTAGAGTATAGTGCAGCACATCATGGTATAGTATAGTCCCATGTCAGTTTGGTTGTATAATATAGCATATCACAGGCACAGCAAATGGCATTACACGTACAGTTCCATTGTAAAATACAATCGTAGTCTTTCATTGATTGATTTTAGTAGTATTAGTATATATTGCTAGTCTCATATAACAAACACAGGGTTGTGCAAAACTCAGAACTTCAGAATTTAATTCGATTCAATTAATGAATTTGAATCGACTCCACCCTACATAGTGTTGCATAGTGTTGCATGTAATGGAAACAGTTCCTCAAATGTTTTGTCATTGAGGCGGCATCGCTCTGGTCTGACTGTTCACGTTATGGATACAAGTGCCAGCAAGTTTTTATGTTGTACTACAATTACATTTGAACTGCAAAGATTATTGGATTCTCTGCCTCTCTATAATGCTGTGGCCAGACCCCTGCCTCTAAGGCTACTTTGCTCTCACATGATATGCCAAGATTTATGACTTGGACTTGCACAAGCAAATGGGGAAGTAGTGTGATTAGATAGTCATTGTATAAGGTAATACATTACATGTTTCAAGTGGTGACTAATACCCTGgtcatcaaaacaaaacacagattaCAAATCTGTGAACTTACCTGGAGGTGACGTTTAACATTTGAGGTAGCCTTTATGGAACCACAGACTGGAGCAGAGCAGTAATTGCAGATTACTCGGTGGTTCCCATGTGTTGTGGGAATTAGCTCACACGAGCACAGGTGTCCTTTTACGTGGGTTATCATTTTGCATATTGGTGTAATTacaaaaatcaaaagtacaaaCCAGCTCTGGCCCTCAGTGTATTTCACCAGAGTGTGCTCCAAACAAAATGGCCTAAATGTTTGGACAATCATTTTGAAGCCTAGGATACAGCAAGGtattctgggaaatgaagtgcTGCCCTATAACGTTCCACAATTTAAGAGTTAAAAAAGGCCGAATATATATTCTGTAAAGATTAATTGTTGAATATACCTTAATTATGTATCATGAATGTCTTTGAATTTCATGGAATTCAAATTCTACTTCCTGCAATTTGAATTGCaagttcacttcctgtttgcagtcTCAATTGAACTATGTATGTAACTATGGCATTGCTCACCAAAATGATGAAATGACAcaacaaaggagaaaaaaatggagCTGTTTTAACCCAAGGTGCAAAGAATCAACATggtcttcattttgttttcatgtcctgcacacaaacacacacacaagagtttATTGCTTACTGGTTGATGGCTTTTAACAGCCACTCCACACCTATATCAGCCTCTAGGAGTGGAGACACAATACTCCAATCAACACTCACCTCCATGGCCAGGAAAATATCAATACAGTGCACCGTGATTGAGTCTATAAAATCAGTCACAGTGTGGCTGTAATCAGTGCATGAGTCATGAACACAGTAATCATGTAAGTACATAATTTATGTACATTAACAGACACATTGTTATTTCAGGTGTTTTCCTGTACTTATCTACAGTAGTTATTTCACCCTTGTTAATGACTACAATATCTTGCACAGCTACATCTTCGTTACCAAAGTTCTATAATAACTACAGCCTGTGAAAGACTTCATTCACTTTAATTTACCTTGCCTGTGTTTATGACTTCAGTGACATGATGACTCTGATGAGTCACATTATGTGGGAAAGGAAAAATGTTATCAAAGCATTTGCAACACTTGCAGAGACTGGACTTCTATTTACAGTTTCACCTATAGGTACAGTACCAAAAGATAATAAAATATTCTACCTGAAGGACTACAGGCTGTTTGCCTTAACGTCACCGGTTTGCATACTGGACAACTCGGTCTGTTGAGGATGCTGTGAATCTGGCTCAACACCTGGAACCCCAACACCTATGCCTAGCTATACTGTGTATTGATTTCAGTTCAGCCTTCAATACTATCAACCCACTCAACTCCTTCAATAAACCTGTGGACATGGATATTGACCATCACTCTATGCTACAGGAtcctgtgagagagagagagagaacagtgaGTCCAGACGAATGACCTCCCATCACAACCTCTGACCCTCAGCACAGGTGCCCTCTCAGGCATGTGTTCTTTCACTCTGGCTCTTCTCACACTACACAAACAAACTCACATCCAATCACAGTTCAGTCTCCATCCTCACACATGAAGATGAAACAACAATAATTGGACTCAGCACTAACAATAATGAACATTACTATCAAGAGCAGGTTGCCCAAAGAGTCACTTGGTGCCAAAACAAACATCTACAGCTcaacaccacaaaaacacaggaaatcACCACAAATCCCCCATCTTCAGCTCCACTGAAGCCATAACCATTACAGATTCTTTTAAATTCCTAGGCACACACATCCGTAAACCCACTCAAAGTCAAGTCTGTTATATACCTCAAGTATTCCTGCAAAGAGACTACATTACTGGAATCCTTCTGTGTGTAATATTACATCAAGGTCAAAATGCTAAGAGATGTTTTGAGCTTACTTCGTGCAGATTTAAAGACCTGGCttaaaacatgtaaaatcaGGACCACGGAGAGGTTTCTGCGCTGTCCGTGGTCCTGAAGCGGCCTTGAATGCGTCATCATTTTGTTAAATTCCCAATTTTACAGAAATAGCTCCTTTGTTGTCCCTGTGATCCTGAATAATTTATTTCGGACCGTCGTGCCGTTGTGACATTTGCTCACATCGTCCCCGGGTAAGCATGGGCCCGAGCCTGAATCCCTCATCCGAGCTCGCAAAGGTCAAGTGATATTGATCTTGCTATGCAAACGCGCGCTATATTGTCAGAATCTAGCCTCTAAAGTTGGGACCGGGTCGAACATGACAGATCACTTTAGGGCTTATTATCAGGGTCGACTCTTGTGATGTGTTATACAAGCTGAAAATCGGGAAATCAGCACAGGACCGTGCAGATCAGGAAAGGCAGACTTCGCATATGTGATGCTGAATGGAGTGTAAGCTCAAATATAATGTAAGCGCTCCATCTGTGGTGCGTAAAAGGCGCGCTCCGGGGAGGAGACTTCTTTGGAGCGGCAGCGCTGCACGACTCTCAGTACCCACAGGTTGCTGCGCgcatctctctcctccctctctgagcACCTTTGCAACCCAGATCAGTACAGCGCAGCCGGTCGATATAAACTGAAAAGTCGTTACGCGTTGGGGGTTTGGACAGCACACATGAAAGGCAAACCCACGGACGATCTGATCATAAACTGCCGTAACAACAATCCAGTTGTTCCGCACAGGTGTTTTGTGATCATACACTACTGCCATGTGAACGTTTCTTTCGAAGACTGTGCGTTTTATGTGAGACCATCATGCCACTGGTCCCTCGCTGCAGCTGCACCACGGTGACAATTGCAACATAATGGCATGTAGGAGCGGTTGCTGCTGCGGCTTCGGTCCAATAAATGAAGATAACGCGCGGTTCCTGCTGCTGGCATTGTTCATTGTTCTCTACCTtctctgtggagctgctgtcttcTCAGCGCTGGAACAGCCAAAGGAGCGAGAGGCGAAGGAGCGCTGGGCGCAGAGGTTCGAGCATTTCAGCCAAAAGTATAACCTGAGTAAGAAAGACCTGAATAACTTCTTGAGGAACTACGAGGAGGCGAATGTAGCGGGTATCCGCGTGGACTCAATCAGACCGCGATGGGACTTCACAGGCGCTTTTTACTTCGTGGGAACTGTGGTGTCAACAATTGGTGAGAtggagctgcagctttgaaaaaaataaaatctcctttcttctctttgtcaCAGCAGTTCTAAGATTTAGTGCTTGTTTGATTGCTGTGCCAAAACTAAACTCTTAAATCCAGCCCATTCTTACTTTCAAACAATCATTTTAAACagtggtgtttgttttcataccTTTCTCCATGCTGAGTCCAACTCCTCACGTCTCTCCTCCCTTcaactgaaacacagaaaaaaatgcatttcaataACCGACCATGACAAATGTGTTCACCCAGGCTGTGTCCAGACCTGTCAGtgtctgcagagaaacacagccattACTCTAACAAACAGCAGTGGtgcacaccaacacagatattgatttgttttgttgtgaagATCTGTCCTCGCATAATACtgttccttcttccttcttgtCTCTCTACCCGATGTCATTCCAACACCTTCATTGAAGGGAATTGATTGTGACAGCTGGCTAAATGAGCAGGACGGTGATGGTGGTGGACACAATAATTGTCTTCCATGCAGAGGCACAGTTTTTGGAGTAAAGATAGAGGCTTGACAATGGAGGTTATTTTCTTCCTACAGCTTCCCTCTAACTGACTACATCCATTCTGTATTCTTCCCCTGAGACCTCGTACAATGTTGCACCCACAAACTTTCTCACATCTTCAATTCCAGGTGTGAGTGGCCCCCTGAGAGAGGAAATATTGTTCTGTCGACAACAAAATGCTTTGACATCCCAATGACTGAACAGCTGGAGGTGAAGGCAACATAGCAGCAGATATTCTAGAAAGCCTGCATCACAATCTCTGATCTTAATGACACATGAAACATTATAAAAAACCCTTtaatgatgtggaggctgctgcagctgccactGAACCCTGCTGTGTGAAATTGAATTTTAAGTAAAGTCTCATCAatgcctgctgctgtcagccacTCTTTATGCATAATCTCAGTTATTTTGCAGTATAGCTAACTAGCCCCTCACGAACACATCATCTACAAGAGAGGCGTTTGCGTCAGCGCTCACATGAATACATGCAAGAGCATCAGAGAGCCGTATTGTTGCAACATTTTGAGTGAATGTCAGTTGAAAGGAGCTTTATGTGAAGATCTAGATACTTATCAGAATAAATGGGCTTATTGATGTGATAAAAGTTCACCCTAAAGAAATGAATCTTAAGTAACAGTCTGGATATACTTGCATGCTTTCTGGTGGAAACCCCTTTTATATCTGTACAATAAATGACAGAGAAAACACTCAGAAATAGAGGAGAGTCCAGCACTAACAGagtaatgaagaaaaaactCTCAAATCAATCGCTTCAATCACAGCTTGTGTGCTCATATGATGTTATATGTGAAATAAAATCCCAGTGTCTAGTCAGAACAAATGAAAACTATTCTTATGGGATTTGCTGGGCTGGTGAGGTCATATATGTACAAAAATGGCAGATGTAGGTAACTGTGTGCTCTAGTTTTGTCACCTTTGGTTTTCATGGTCTCACAGACACTGCAACTGTCAGTGTGTCATACAAATGCACATCGAtagttgaataaaaaaaaaataaacatatttgtAAGATCCATGTGGTTTCACTTTGACTTAAAAGCACATGAAATCAAAAATAAACCTCGTCCTTActcagtgactgaagccaactCATGGTTAGCTAAGCATAAAAACAGTTAGCTTAACCTTGCGGTCTTCATGAGAGAAACTATACAAAATGTGTCTGTTAGCCATTTATAGCTTATGAGCTCACAGGCTGTAAGCTGTAGCCTATGTAAATAGGCTAATCGTACCTCactgaaaatgttttcttcGCCTAAAAGTCAGGACTGTGTGGCACACTCCAACCACATTCACAGCTTTTTGTCAGTCAAGACGACACCGATGTCATGACAACAgctcatcatttttttgtttttctttcaggtgCTGTATATTTTATCAAACGGGTTAAATGACTCATCAACATTGCATTTAAGCAGGCCTACAAAACAAGAAGGAAAGAACAACAGATCTATAAAATCCAGTCTGTTTGTCTTTATCGCTTCATTTGGAAAGAAAACTGCGGCTTAATTAGCACCTTGAGAACCAATTTGAATGTGGAGGCAATCAAACCCTCAACAAGAAGCTTGCCTCTGGCTCGACTGCTATTAGTCATGCTGCAGAGTACGTTTTTCATGACAGGAGATAGAAGAAACAGGAGTAacaattaacttttttttttttttgggagaaAAAAGGTCTCGTGTTGGTGTCATTTAGAGCTGCTGTATCTGTAAACATTCATTTTGTCATATCCCAAAACAAGGTTTGAGTAACTATGAAATCCAGCAAGGATTCAACAGTTATGAATGGAATAAAAGGAGACaaagcacagaggcagacagacggCACTTAATTGAGGCTTTAGTGTTAAATGAGGGATGAAAATGACACATCGAAGCTGAATAGAAAGACCTCTCACTTTTCACTTGCATTTGTTAATATGCCAGGTTACAAGAGGCAATGAAGTCACGCACAGAGAAAGCATTTCAGTTCCCAttaggattaaaaaaacaactttaaattgGTTTAATAATCGAGAGAAATGGTAAAACTGAAGTGTGATGTGGCTCTCAGTGGCCAAAACAGTGGGAAAAAAACTAGTTGCCAGTTTAGGATCGATTTCAGCTACTAGTTTCCTAGTGTCAGCTTTGTTAATATGACCACCTGCAGCCAACCTGTTCAAAtgttttgtgttctgtgtgCCAGGCTTTGGGATGACCACGCCTGCCACCATTGAAGGAAAAGTCTTCCTGATGTTCTATGGCCTGCTCGGCTGTGCAGCTACCATCCTCTTCTTCAACCTCTTCCTGGAACGAGTCATCACCGTCATCGCCTTTGTCCTCAAGTCCTGTCATGAAAGACGCCGTAACAAGGCTGTGCTCCCACACAATGGACGTCAAGAGGGGAACAGGGCAGGTGGCAATGGAGGGGGAAAAGAAGAGGACCTTACCGGCTGGAAGCCGTCGGTCTACTGTGTCATGCTCATTCTAGGAGTGGCGGCCATCTTGGTGTCCTGCTGCGCTTCCCTGATGTACTCAGCAGCTGAGGGCTGGGGCTACCTGGACTCGCTTTACTTCTGTTTTGTGGCCTTCAGCACAATTGGGTTTGGAGATATGGTGAGCAGCCAGCGAGCTGTCTATGAGGGCCATGTCACGGCCGTGTACAGGCTGGGcaacttcttcttcatcctgaCCGGTGTCTGCTGCATCTACTCCCTCTTCAACGTCATCTCAATTGTCATCAAGCAGGTTCTCaactggctgctgaggaggctgGAGGCCCCATGCCGCTGCTGTTACCCCAGAAGGGGCCCCCACCCACATAGGCACCCCAGACGGAACGTGGTGGCCCCAGGCCACCTCCGGGCCCGCAGAGACCCCTCCATCGAGACAGACGCCATCAATGAAAGCGAGACTGACACTGGGCGCAGGATGTCTGGGGAGATGATCTCCATGAGAGACTTCTTAGCAGCCAACAAGGTGAGAGCTGCAGTCCGAACATGTGATTGTGCCTTTTTACTTCAGACAAGTAGCTCCTCACAAGCAGCACAAATGTTTAATTGTCAATGTATTACTTTTCCTGTTGTCAGGCACAACCTACTCATATAACATATCACTAATTATTAAAACACGATGAACAATCAACAATCCATATTGTGATTCAAATACCTTAGTAATAGAgagcattttgttttgttgccgTCCCCTGCCTGTATACATTATACATGTGACATATCTCTGAATATCAATAATCTTACTGGATTGCTGTAGCTCATCGAGCAGCTCTTAGACACTCGAGGTGTCCATAAATTATCATATATACTACCCATCTCTTCAGACAAGATGAATGAACAGTCTGGGAGGCAGTTAAATGTCAACGGCATCCCACAGCGGGCACATTGAATGGAACCTCGAACAAAATCTGAATTTTCACATTTATTGATCACTTATAGAAGTGTGGAGATTCACACATGTGCAGTCCTTCAAAAGCCAATGCAATGCTGCAGCCAATTAACCGATAAACATCATATGTAGGTGGTCGGTTGAGAGATTTGTTTCAGGAGCAATGCGCAtaaaaaagatgagaaaattTTTCATttagacacaaaacaacattacaGCGTTTCCAATATTGCTTCATTACAATACTGTCCATCTTGTCAGCACTGCCTCAAACTGACAGCAGGCTGATACAACAGGCATGTGTCAGCACCGATGTGATATCATGCTTGAGCCCCAACATGTCAAGTTTTCTCTCTGTGCCTCATGCTAATTAGCAAATTTGCTAACACTAAAAACATATACCCTGCCAACCAGTAGCACTCTCTGAGTGAGTAAGTGGTGTATTTTCCACTTATGAGTCCAATTTCCCACTTGATTTAAAAATTTGAGTGCTAAGTAGCTCTTTCTTTGGGggatataaaaaaaagtgaaaagaaaaatcagatCCACTTTAAAATTATAAGGTGGTCACGCCAGGTATGATTTAAATCACAAAAAGAACTGCAATTTATCTGACAAACGGCCTGCAATTGTACCAATTGTGGCTGTAATTATTACCGGGGTtgcaggaaattaaaatcaCTTAAGAGAGCAGGCGATGTAAAAACCAGCCCACCTCCCACAGAGACATACTGTAAATCCAGGCTTCAGTCATGTTTTCTTCAGCATAGGCACACAGTTCTATTTTAGTCTCCGTTGACTGATGGTGATTGTGTTCAAATCACGGAGTTGCTCTGTCTACATCTTGTATTGCATTATAATTTACGAGTGAAACATTATGGTAATTGAGCTTGAATATTTATACTACTTTCACTGGCTGTTCCCTACAAATGATCCTTTAAAGTCTGACAAACTGCCTCAGTACATACTGTACCTGTACAAAGAGAAGACTGAGGGATGGGTGGATGCAGAAATTTAGCAAAGGCTTCAGAAAATAACATGCTGATCAACAACGTGACATTTTAcaatgtcacagtgatgtcactttACTTTGCAGAGCCAGGTGAAAAATTTAAACCCAATGACAAAGCCTGCAAGGCTTTATAGTAGCAAGTCTGTGTCCATAATAGAGAATTCTGTCCAATTTAAGACACATCCTTAGACCAACAAGATAATAGACTTTACAATGATCCACAAAACTACACGTTTTCTCTTCATGCTACCCTGTGCTTATTTGTCCAAAGTACAGCGGAGACTAATAGTAAAAGCTATTTTGTAGCTAGTCATAATCCAAAGTACTGTTGATATCACATGACAATCCTTCTTTGTAGATCTCATTATGTAATTATTTGTAAGCCATTTCACTACAATAAGTCAGGTGTCTGTATTTGTGCATTCATTTTGCTACTGTGGATAAAAGTACACAGAATTATGCACAAACATCTTTATACCTGTTTATTTCACAGCATTTCACACCAGCATTTTCTACAAACTGCTTTGTAAAGTGCAGAATCGAACTGAAAGGTTGCTGTGTGGGAGAGTAAAATCTGGTTCCCTTCAGTCACATTTGTTCAGCATTCGTCACCTCTGTTTTGTTTAAAATTGACAAAACTAAAAAGAGGAGCAGAATCACCATCTGGTTGCTTTATCTCACACCAGTGTGATCACATGTACCTGCTGCTGACACATTCTAATaatctttgctgttttttttttgttttgtttttataggtTTCGAGCAGAGCACATCTTTTTCACGacttcatgtcttttttttttgttcctctctTCCTGTAGGTGAACCTGGCTATTATGCAGAAGCAGCTTTCAGAGATGGCCATTGGGCACCCACGCCAGTCTAGCTCGCGTCAGAACGGTTTCTCAGGAGGGGTGGGCGCCCTCGGCATCATGAATAACCGCTTGG
Encoded here:
- the LOC114428952 gene encoding potassium channel subfamily K member 13-like, translated to MACRSGCCCGFGPINEDNARFLLLALFIVLYLLCGAAVFSALEQPKEREAKERWAQRFEHFSQKYNLSKKDLNNFLRNYEEANVAGIRVDSIRPRWDFTGAFYFVGTVVSTIGFGMTTPATIEGKVFLMFYGLLGCAATILFFNLFLERVITVIAFVLKSCHERRRNKAVLPHNGRQEGNRAGGNGGGKEEDLTGWKPSVYCVMLILGVAAILVSCCASLMYSAAEGWGYLDSLYFCFVAFSTIGFGDMVSSQRAVYEGHVTAVYRLGNFFFILTGVCCIYSLFNVISIVIKQVLNWLLRRLEAPCRCCYPRRGPHPHRHPRRNVVAPGHLRARRDPSIETDAINESETDTGRRMSGEMISMRDFLAANKVNLAIMQKQLSEMAIGHPRQSSSRQNGFSGGVGALGIMNNRLAETSVDR